The following is a genomic window from Bacteroidia bacterium.
GCACCTTTCGTCGTCTGCCGTCGGAAATTTTTTCAGAGACCATGGCGCGGCTCGCCGAGCGCTGGGCGAATGAGGACAACGTCAAACACATGCGCGGCGGCATTCGCCACATAGAATTCACGCTCCAGGCCTTGCAGCGCGTTCACGGTGCCAACGATGGCACGGTGCTCACACCATCCACCCTTGCTTCGCTCGACGCCTTGTCCGAACGCGGATATCTGACCTTCGAAGAGCATGCACTGCTGCGCCGTGCGTATCTGTTTCTCCGCAGGGTAGAGCACGCCATCATGGTCGATCGCTTCGAGCAGACGCATGAACTTGAGGAGGGCGAAGACCAGCGGAACCGCATCGCCTGGCTGTTGGGATTCGAGCATGGCGAGGAGCTGGACAGGCAACTCCAGGAAGTGCGGAATGATGTTGACCGTATTTGCTCCGATCTCATGATGGTGCGCGAGCAGCAAGGCCACGCCGCTGAGCGGAGTGACGGAGCTTCCTCTTCGTCCTGTGTCCTGCCGGGACCCTTGCTTCGCGATTTGACGGACGGACGCAGCGAAAAGGGAAGGGATTCTATCCATCGTGATCGCCTGCATGCGCTTCTTCCGCAGTTGCGTCAGGAAATTACTTCCGAGCGCCTTCCGCTGACCTGTCTCACGGCGCTGGAGAACCTGATGCACAGAAGCACCTATCCGGGCGAGATTATCACTCTGCTGGAACAACACCACGCTCGGAGTATCCTGCTTCGCCTTGCCTCCCTCGCTCCGGTCCTTTTGCGCATGTTCGAAAATGATCCCTTCCTGCTGGAACTCATGTTCAGCGGCTGGAGCACCGATCTCGGACACGAGCGGCTGAAGCGCGTCAGTGAGACTGCGGCAATCGCTCATTTACTTATGGACGAAACCGACATCGCGCACTGCGGTGAGAAATTGACGCAGGTGGTGGATCACATTCTTGGCGATTGTATCACTAGCACTTCCGCCCGTCAATCAGTGTGTGTGATCGCGTTGGGGAAATATGGCAGCCGCGAGCTCATACCCGGCTCCGACCTGGATGTCGTTTTCGTGCACGACCACGAGTCTGTCGGGACGGAAGAAGCACAATCGTCGGTCCGCTCCATCATTCACCGGATGCAGCAGGCCGGATATACGGTGGACGCGAGGTTGCGCCCTGAAGGCGCCAGTGCGCCGCTCTCTGTTTCCCTCGCTGCCTGGGTGGACTATATGCACAGGCGTGCCTCACTCTGGGAAAAGCAGTCTCTGTTGCGGGCTCGCGTCCTGGGGCCGCCCGTGCTTCGGAAGCAGGTGAACGAACGCATAGACAACGTCCTCGGCTCGTTCCGCTGTACGCGCGGTGATCTGGAGGCGATCGACGCCATGCGCAGGAAAATGGAACCCGAGAATCGCTTTCGGCGGGAGGATTTCATCGACATCAAGCGCTCACCAGGTGGCTTGGTTGATGTGGAGTTCGCCTGGCAGATGTACTGTCTCACGCTTGCCGTTGCGGACCGCCTGAAAGCACGGGCCGCAACGATCAATCCGGAAGGGATGCCACACGACCTTCGTGCGCCTTTCGATCGCATGCTCCCGCGTTACCACGATCTTCGTGTGCTGCAGTTGCGCCTGCGCCTTCTTGTTGAAACGCCGTCGAACCTCTACCCGTCCGATGAGACGCATCGCGCCCTTCTCGCTTCTGCCCAGTCGTTCCCGCATTGGAGGCAGCATCTCGATTGGTTGAAGACAGTAATGCGGGAAATCCGGGAGGATTATCATCGTATCAGAATGGCTCTTCAGTCACGTTTGGAAAAGCAGTCGGAACAATCGGAGTAGCTAGCACATGGGCGACACGGAAGGACAACGCTTCGCTATGCGTATCGAGTACGACGGTACGGACTTCGTCGGCTGGCAGATTCAGAACAACGGGCGCTCGGTGCAGGGCGAACTTGAACGGGCTCTCGAACAAATCTGTGGTGGAAATCCCCGCGTGCATGGTTCGGGAAGAACCGATACCGGCGTCCACGCGGAAGGACAGATGGCACATGTGGATCTCGCCACGCGTCTTTCACCCGTACAACTGCGAAACGCGCTCAATGCCGAACTCGCTGAAGACGTCACCGTTCACGACGTATCCATCGCAGCAGCGGATTTTCATGCCCGACATTCCGCTTCCTCGCGCTCGTACACCTACGCGATTGCACACAGACGTATCTCCATCGACCGTCGCAGGCAATGGATGCTGTATGCGGGTTTCGATCACGATGCCGTGCGTGCTGCGATTCCGCTCCTGCTGGGCGCGCATGACTTCACCACGTTTTCGAAATACGCCCCGGAGCAGAAGCATCACTACTGTTATATATTCGACGCGCGATGGGAAAGCGACGGATTGCGATCTCTTTTCCATATCACCGCAAACCGTTTTCTCCATGGTATGGTGCGCTGTATCGTCGGCGAACTCGCCCGCATCGGAAGAGGGAAATGTTCCCCCGAAGACCTCGCGCATCTCCTCGCCGCTCGCGACCGTACGCTGGCACCCATGCTCGCGCCCGCGCAAGGGCTGGTGCTGCGGGAGGTACGTTATGATGCGGGGGAACGCGCGCTCGTGACCGCCGTGATGAACGAGCTTCGCGGGTCGGACGCACCGGACACCGAATCAGATTCGTGAGTCGGTGCAGGCGTATCACCAGCGTCGTTTCCATATCTTCCGACCGTCGCTTTCGAATATCACCGCTCCCTCGATGTCGGTTCTGTGAATCCGGATACCCGCATCCTGTAAACGCTTCAGCACGTCGTATTTCGGATGCTTGAAGTGATTGAGCCGCCCGGCGCAGATGATTGCATGCCTCGGGCGCACGACGCGCACCAATTCCTGCGAT
Proteins encoded in this region:
- the truA gene encoding tRNA pseudouridine(38-40) synthase TruA, with translation MGDTEGQRFAMRIEYDGTDFVGWQIQNNGRSVQGELERALEQICGGNPRVHGSGRTDTGVHAEGQMAHVDLATRLSPVQLRNALNAELAEDVTVHDVSIAAADFHARHSASSRSYTYAIAHRRISIDRRRQWMLYAGFDHDAVRAAIPLLLGAHDFTTFSKYAPEQKHHYCYIFDARWESDGLRSLFHITANRFLHGMVRCIVGELARIGRGKCSPEDLAHLLAARDRTLAPMLAPAQGLVLREVRYDAGERALVTAVMNELRGSDAPDTESDS